The DNA region CCCAAGGCCCAGTGCTTGCAGGATGGAGTAGTGACAGCTCCTCTGTGAGGTGCCTGATGACTGTTGGAAAGGCAGAAATGAAGCATTTGATAAGAGGGAGGTGAAGGGTTTGTGTTCATCAAACAGGAGAACAAACAGATTCTTCCTGTGTGGAGGCCCTGGGTCTCCCGAGGGTACTTCTTTTCTACTGCTACTGTAACACAGTACCACAAACTCAGTGACTTAAACCATTGTCTTTTTCAGTTCACCATTCCGCAGGTTGTCTGCTCTGGGTCTCACAAGCTGCAACTGAGGTGTTGGCCAGGGGAGCTCTTACTTGGAGGCTCTGGGGAAGAATCTACTTACTCCAGCTCATTCAGATGGTTGGCAGAATCCAGTTCCATGCTGCTGCAGGACTGAGGGCTTTGTTTTCCTGCTGGCTGTTGTCCAGGGCTCTTCTCAGACTTCCAGTCTTGCGTTCCATCATCTGGCACTCTTTACCTTCAAAGGCTCTTTCTCTTTTGACTTTCAGAACCCCGGAAAGTACCTGGGAACTACCTAAATAATTAAGGTTCATCCTCTATTTTAAGATCAGCTGATTAATAACCTTAATTACAACTACACAGCCCCTCTCACCATGCAGTGTAATTACTCAGATAATATGATCACTTTTACAGTTTCTGGGTACAAAATCGTGGAGAATCTTGCAGGGTCAAGCTAAGTGAAAGCCAGGGCAGGGTGAAGCATCTGCCTGTTCCTGTGTTAGAGCAGCAGGCACCAAGTTGAAAGACACAGAGGATCTCTTACCCTGGCAAACCTCCTGGACAAAAGATGCGGGTTGGTTTGAAGTCAGGGAGGACGCGGAGGACATCTAAGCTGTGTGAAAGGGTGCTACAGATGGAGAAAATGACTTGAGCCAACCTCCAGGTGGGCTCCAGCCAGGGACCTGAGGATGAAGAGTAATGACCTGAGATGAGAGGGGTTGTCAAAGCAATAGGAACAgatccagtgtgtgtgtgggtggggggcaCATAGGAGGGTTCAGAGTCTGAACAATGAGACCAGGACTAGACCCGTTGTTGTTTCTGGGGTTTGCATGCATGCCGTGCAAGTGTGGAGAGCGTGGTACCACTGCGtgacatccccaacctttttacttttattttgagctcgggtttcactaaattacccaactggcttcgaacttgcaatcccacgtggctggggttacaggcctgcACAACAGAGCCAGGCCCCACCTTCAATTTTCCTGTGCCCTTTTCAGCCAGGCAGAATGCGAGCTGAGTGACAGTTCTGGCCCCGCCCCCACCCGTCACCAGGGCGACGCCGGAAGCGTGCCGGGTCCCAGATCCCTCGCGTCGCTGCCGCCCCGGCTTCGGcgatgttttgtttgtttgtttccgaCTCTGACGAGGGCCGGAAGTGCGGCCTGGCGGCGGCGGCAAAGCCACAAGAACTCAGGAAACGTGCTGCGACCTAGCGCTCCGCCTGCGCTGCCACGGCCGCGGCCGGGGGTTCCGCCGGCGTTCTGGCCCGGAAGTGCGGCCTGGGAGTTGGTGAGCAGGAGGCGGCCACTGCCGGGCCCGGAGTCGGAGGTGGGGTCGGGCGGGCATCCCCCTGCCGCAGGGTCGGCGGGGAGGCCGGGACGTGCTAGGGGAGGGGCACCTGGGCTGGGCTCGGAGCGCACGCGGCGAACGCGAGAGGGCGCTGCAGGATCGGAGCTCCACGCAGGCCAGGGTGCAGCGGGGGAACCCGGGGTGGCCGGGCTGGAGCGCGGGCGGTCGCTGCGGGCCAGAGGCGGCTCAGCGCGCGGGGTAGGGCGCCAGCCGTGGTGCCCAGGGCGGGACGCGGCTCTTGGAGGACCGCGCGTGGGCGAAGACTGGGCTACGAGTGTGCGACGCCCGTCCCAGGAGGGTGGGCCTTGGTTGGGAGGAATCCGGGACCGCCCCGCGGCCTCTGGGCCGTGGAATCAGAGCCCTCAGGGagcagggcggggcggggcggaaGAAGAAAGGGTTCCCGCCTCGCGGGTGGCTGCGCAGGTGTGTGCCCCGCCCTCCTTTCCTCCACCGTGAAGCAGGGTGCGGCTGGCGGAGACCAGCCTTTGTAGACGCAAAGGCTTGGCTTCTTTGAGGAATTAACTCAAGGCCCTAGGGGGTTCTGAGATCAGAAGCGTCCTGGTCTGTTAGGTCCGTACAGGCTCCCTCTGGCTGATGTGTTGGGGAATAAACCTGGAGGTGGCCGATGGAGGGAACCAGCAATGTTACTTCATCGGTAACTGGTGCGTAGTGGCTTGGGGGTCTTGCTGGAAGATGATTTTTGCAAATGGGGAGGGAAGAGTTGAGACTGAGACCCCCAACAGATCTTTAGGGTATAGGGGCAGGATTAAGTAGGGCTCCACTCCGGGGTTGTGACCCTGGAGAGACAAGTTGGTGGAGAGTAGTCTCAGGGTTTGTCGATTCTCCCTCTTAGACCAGAAATCTGTACGTTCTGGGTGTAAGATGACCCGAGTAAGCTACCCTATTCCACAGACAGAAAAACAGGCCCAGTGCCCTCTGGTCACCTGCTTGATGGGTGAAGTAGCAATTTCTCAGAATCCCCTGGAGGTACCCCCCCTTCTGGTGACTGAGGCTGGCCAGTGCCTGCATCATAGGGTCACAGTTCACAAGAAGCATGAGGATTGCTCAGCCATGCTCCTTACATGGCTTCACACCGGCTGTGGCCTGCTGGTGCTTCACCCTTACCCATCCAGTCACATGGTCCATATATAACGCCTCTCTATGTCACACACCCTGGGGCACCTGCCCAGCTGTTGACCAGCTTTCTACCTTCACTCTTATGTGACCAGGCATACTCCAAATGGATCTGACCAGGAAGCAGATGTGCCACCTGTGAAGACCTGCATATTCCAGTTAATGTAACCCCATTCTGGTGCAGCATTCCTGGGTCAGCACAGGAAATCAGCTGCAGTAAGACTGAGAAGTACAAAGGGAAGAccgaaaaaaggaaaagaggcagAGTGGGGGCCACAACTCGCTGAATGAACACTGGCTAGTGTTTCTGTATGAAGATCTGCTAAGTGAGGCAGGGCAGCTGGTCCTAAATGGGGGTTCCTAGCTCCTCTACACAGAGCTACACATTCAGAGGGAGAGTGGAGGCTACTTAAGGATGGATGGAGATACATAGATATAAccgggggttgaacccaggggcactgaacccctgacccacatccccagcccttttcatattttatgtagtTATGGGGTCTCCTTgagttcttagggccttgctaagttgccgaggcggctttgaatttgaggtcttcctacctcagcctccccagtggctgggattacaggtatgcaccaccgcacctggctactTAAGGATATTTTAATTGGGGTGGAGTGGGCCAAGAAGAGGAGGAGGTAAGCCCTGCACCTTCAGGGCTGGGGGAACACCTGGGAACTGATATGCCTAACCCTTTTCCAGAGGGATGTTGGGGGCTGTGGAGGCAGAGGGCATTGCAGAAGAAGACTTGAGGTGGCTGAGTCCTGTGTGTTGTGAACCAGGACTGTGAGGGGCTGCTGGGGAGATACGCGGTGGGCAAGGTCTAGAGTGCAGTGCACCCTTGGCCCTGCCCTGCTACAAATTAAGGGCTGAGGAGACCTGAACACTGGGAGAGGAGAGTCCTGGGCTGACCTCCTCTCCCGGTTCTGTTGTCCTATGTAGATGGCGGCTGCGGAGGCAGTGCACCACATCCACCTGCAGAACTTTTCTCGATCACTGCTTGAGACCCTCAATGGACAGAGGCTTGGTGGGCACTTCTGTGATGTAACTGTGCGCATCCGTGAGGCTTCCTTGCGAGCACACCGCTGCGTGCTGGCTGCAGGCTCCCCCTTCTTTCAGGACAAGCTGCTGCTTGGCCACTCGGAGATCCGCGTGCCACCAGTGGTGCCTGCACAGACTGTGCGCCAGCTGGTTGAGTTCCTCTATAGCGGCTCCCTTGTGGTGGCACAGGGTGAGGCTCTGCAGGTGCTCACAGCTGCATCCGTGCTTCGCATCCAGACAGTAATAGATGAGTGCACACAGATTATCGCACGTGCTCGTGCCCCAGGAACCCCTGCACCAGCCCCCCTGCCAGCACCGGTGCCCCCACCGCTGGCACCTGCACAGCTGCGCCACCGCCTGCGTCACTTGTTGGCTGCACGACCCCTTGGGCACCCTGGTGTAGCACATAGCCGCAAGCAGCGCCAGCCTGCACGTCTTCAGCTGCCTGCGCTCCCAGCCAAGATAGAGGGTCCGGATGCAGACCCAGTACTTCCAGTCCCTGAGGATAGAGGTGAGGATGAGGAGGACACCGATGGCGAAACCGACGGCGAGGATGGTGAAGGTGGTGGCCCAGGTGAGGGCCAGGCGCCCCCTTCTTTCCCTGACTGTGCAACTGGCTTCCTCACTGCTGCTGCGGACAGCGCTCGAGAGGACCCACCTGCACCTGCTGGCCTCACTGACTATGGCAGTGCAGGCAGAGATTTCCTTCGCGGGGCTGTGGTGGCCGAGGACGTGTTTCCAGAAAGCTATGTATCTGCTTGGCACGAGGAGGGCGGCACTGCCACAGAAGGCTGTCCTGCTGAGACCCCTGCCCCACCGGACTGCTCCCTGGCAGGACCCCGTGTGCCTGGCGTGAAAACCTCAGGAATGCCTGTAGCACTTTTCCCCTTTCACCTGGGCACGCCGGGGCCACCCCAGCCAACCCCTCCTACACCATCAGGGCCAGCTCCTGCACCCACATCCACCTTCTACCCTGCACTCCAGCCTGAGGCCGCCCCCAGCACTCAGCTTGGGGAAGCCCTGGCCCCGCCTGTGGTGCCTGCCAGTGCCCCTTCAGGTACCCCCGTACGTGTTCCCGGAGCAGAGCAGCCTGCCTACGAGTGTAGTCACTGCCGTAAGACGTTCAGCTCTCGGAAAAACTACACCAAGCACATGTTCATCCATTCTGGTGAGCCAAGGGGATCCGGGAGGACCACCTTTCTCAGCCCCTTGGTCATTGGAGATTCGAGCCCTAGGGGCAGTTGGGCACTGATGTGGTTTTGTTGCTTTTGGTTACCCCAGGGGGGCTGGAAATTGAACCCTCCAAATATGAGGCATGTGGGGGGAGTCTCATGTGAGTAATAGGTACTCTTGCCTGTGTCTTCCCCTCCtgttttgggggatggggaatCCTGAGCCTGGAtagggtgcacacctgtaaatccagGCCTTTGAAAAGTTTGTGCTGGAGCCTGGAGGGGGGCAGGAGAGATGGAGCAGGGATTGGGGTATGGGGGTAGAGCTCCAGGTAGTCTCCTACATCTCTCCAGCTGTTCACTAGGTGGTTGGGGCTTGAGGTACAGTCGGGTGTGTTCCCTGACCTAGGAAGAGCGGGGGAAGCTGGCAGAGGGGCAGCTGAATGAAGGCTGAGGAGTAGCCCTTTGGGCTAGAGTTTTAGGAGAAGACATGGCCACAGTATGTGAACCGCACAGGCCCCTAGAGGGGAACCAGGCCTCAAAGACCATGGGGAACTTCCTTCTCATCTTGGCCAGGGAGCAGTAGAGCAGGAAGGTggcctggggtggtggtgggtaGGTCCTGGGTAAGGTTGTTTCTAGGGGACTGGGTTGGGACAGGAGTATGAAAAGCAGAAGCTGGCCAGCCGGCAGAGCTGACCATTGTCAGGAAAACCACAACCATTACAGTGGGAGTGAAGCCAGAGGCTCTTCAGGGGCCAGAACTTGGGATTTGACTCCGAGGCCTGGGAAGGCCGTCGGTGTTGTCTCAGTTGGGGAGTGACCGAGATGTCACAGCTCAAAATCTCCATCTGGTTGCCCTGGGAGGATAGGGAAGCTATCCTACCCGACACACGGGAGCTGGGTGATTGGCATGCAGAATGCTGCCAGGACTCCAAGGTAGTGCCAACCTTGCAAGACGTGTGTGACCTAAGCCAAGTGCCCAAGCCTGGTTGGTCTGGAGACAGtcaccctcaccccaccccagcaGGCGCTGCCCTGCAGTCCCTTGGTGCGGAGGTAAACGTTGTCAATGCATGATGACTGGAGAGCCCAACACAGTCTGCCTCCCCTGCAGTCCAGGGTGATGAGTGCAGCCTCTCACCCTGGGGACAGTGTGGTGGCAACAGTCAGGATTCTGACTGGGGATTCCAGCAGGAAGGGGCAGATGTGTCCTGATCTCTCCTTGCCCAGGCATGCTGGGCCTTACTAGACTGTCCTTAAAATAGTAACTGGCAAAGCGGGGTGCAATGGCACACCTctttaatctcagcaactcaggaggctgaggcaggagaatcacaaggctagtctgtgcaacttagtgaggcactatcTCAGATACATTAAAAAGGTTGGCCAggggtgcacatctgtaattctagtggctggggaggctgaaacaggaagatctccagttcaaaaacagtctcagcaatggtgaggcacgaagcaactcagtgagaccctgtctctaaataaaattcgaaatagggctgggggtgtggctcagtggccaagtgtccctgagttcaatctgtggtGCACCCCTccaagaaaaaaagggctggagatgtagctcagccgCACAGCACACCTGGACTcaatccacaaaataaaaaaggaaaaaagaatggtGATTGGCAATCAGAGAGTTCAGAAGGCTCTACCTGTATAGGCCCAGTGAAAGTCCAGGGAGCTCCTAGTGGGGAGTCCAGACACAAGTGGATATTCCAGGGCAGGGTTCCCTGCTGGGGCATACTTGCCGGACAACGGCACCCTTGGATGAAGGTGTGGGTCCAGGAGAGGGGCTCGCTGTGGAGCAGGAGGACTCCAGAATTGGGGAGTTTCCCTGACAGGCACTTAATCCTGGGGGGTCATGGCTACTTAGGGAGGGGAGAGGACCAGAGCCCCTGCCGTAACGGGTGCCTGGGAGAGCTGAGTGGTCTGACGCATGTTCTGCCCTCCTTGTCCCCAGGTGAGAAGCCACACCAGTGCGCAGTGTGCTGGCGATCCTTCTCGCTGCGCGACTACCTGCTCAAGCACATGGTCACGCACACTGGCGTGCGCGCCTTCCAGTGCGCAGTTTGCGCCAAGCGCTTCACACAGAAGAGCTCCCTCAATGTGCACATGCGCACACACCGGCCGGAGCGTGCTCCCTGCCCGGCCTGTGGCAAGGTCTTCTCGCACAGAGCGCTGCTGGAGCGCCACCTGGCAGCGCACCCTGCGACCTGACGCGGGATCTGGCCACACGCACCAGGAATCGACTGCGCCCCCACGGCAGTTGGCTACTGCTGCGGTCCGTGACCGCCACTCCACTCTTCCCTGCCCTATCCCTTTCTCCAGACTGAACCTGGGGCCCAGCCTATCACTCCTCTCTTCCACGTCCTTGGACCCTCTAGGTAGGGCAAGGTCCACAAAGGGGACAGTCAGAGACCTGGCCACTAAGAACTGGACCACTTCCCGTCTGAAAGTAGGCTCACAGGCCCGAGGAACTGGGTCCGGGTTTAAATCTCGGGTGTTGATTTGCGCGCGCCTCCCATTAGCTGTAGGGTGGGGATACAGCTCTGTCTGAATATTGGTTGAATGATGACCCTGGGCCCCACTTGGCACGACCCCTTCCTCATCCAGGGCCTGAGAAAGCCCAGATGGACCCATCATGGAATAGGTCAGACCTTGGAACTCTCACTTCTCACTCTATAATAAAAGAGTCTGGTCAGTGCACACTGCCATTGTAGACTGGCTGGGCTAGGAACATCAGGCTTCGGCATCCACGTTTCTGGGCAGCACCCTGCCATGGGATTCTGTTCTGGGTATCTAGGGTGAGTTGCATATATGACTGAAGGTCAGTTCACTCAGAGCTGTAGGCCAGGCCCTCCGTCTGAAATGAGGGGCACCACAAAACTCACCCAGGGGGTCCTTTGGAGCCAGGCTGCTTCAGGGTATGTGAGCCCAGGATACCTACCTTTGTTCCCGGGTGCCAGGTACTAGAGTGCAGTGTGAATTAGTTGGCCCTGGGGGAAGGTGCAAGAACAGCCAGAGACCCCAGGGCTGGGTGGATGAAGGTGGCCACCCCCATTAAGATGATGTCACAGGACCTTGCACATCAGACCTCTGCCAACCCAGAGGGGGTCACACTCCCCCTTCTCCCACCTCCAGTGCACTGACAGCTCCTGGATTGGGTACCCTGCTTTAAGGATTTGGATCCAGTGCAGGGGGTTACAGCCAGCAGGGCCATGCCCTAGTCCTACTTGTCACTGCCTCCAGAGGCAAGGGGAAACCACACATCACAGGAAGAGTTCAGCTTCTGAACCCCAAGCTCAATCCCTGTTGATGTGGGGGTGAGGCAGAGTCCCAGTGCAGGCCTGTGGTGGACAGCTAGGCTTGAGTTCAGGCATTGCAGGTGTTCATTTTCTGAGCTCTTGCTGTGCACCTGGAAGGAGGTTAGGGAGGCCTGATCACTGGGAACAAGAGGCTTGACCCAGCAGAACCTCATCTCCCCAAGGGGTCAGTGAGTACTGCAGGAGGACCACCCAGTGAGGTCAGCAGAGCGTCTGAAGCTTTTCCATTTGACTTGAATGAAACACTTCCAGTGCCGGGATTTCTGACTGTCTCCCAAATGCCTAGAATATAGTAAGCATGGATGGAAGGGGAAGGAGGCAGTTCCCAGCCCTGGAATGCCTGGGCTCTCTcgtccagcaaggaggtccatggaacaggaTAGAATAGAGGGTGGCTGCAGAGTCGCTAATCCAGACCTCCGGAGACCAAGCCGgcagcaggtctgattttattgcacagttaccagGTACTCAGGCAGTGGCTAAGCAGATGACAGGCAGCCACCCATGCAATTTCTGCCAACTATTCTTGCAGCGACCAATCTAGGAGTGGGCCacggagcaagcacagggactgccacacagggcctcacacccagggctgcGCCTATGGGGTAAGTGGTCTGCTGCTCAACACCCTTAACGTATGCcgtgtatgcagtactccatatACTTGTCCCCACACTGGAAAGAGAACTAGATAAGCAGGACAAGCAGAAAGGAGACTGGCATTTGTGCTCAAGAAGAGAGACCTGGGGGCCCTGAGGCCTGCAGCAGACAGGGGGACAGGCCTGGTAAACAGGCCAGAAGGGCTGGGACTGTACACAAGAccagaagagaaaacaaataggaGGAAAAGAGCCAAGGGCGGGGCAGCCACTGTCAGTGCCTGGGCCATCATCTGGGGGAGGGGTGGACGGGCTGCTCTGAGGGCAGGAGGCCAAGGCCAGGAAACCCAGGGACAGAGGTGAGTGCCTTCCACAGCCACTTCTCCAAGGACAGAGCTGGTGCCATGGGTATCAGGCAGTGGCTGGCCTTTCTGCTGTTCTTGCTGCTACTGCTGTGGGGTCTGGAGCAGCCCATATGGCTACCGGCTGTGGCACTGACCCTGCGATGGCTCCTGGGAGACCCTACCTGCTTACTGCTGCTTGGCCTGGTGGTATTGGCACAGCCCTGGATCAGCTTCTGGATGTCCCACTGGCTGAGCCTGGTGGCTGTGCTTCTGACCCTGATTCTGTCGCCTGCCCGGCCACCCCCAGGGCTACGCTGGCTGCCTGCAGATATGGCCTACTTGGCCAAGATCCTCTACCTAGGATGGAACATCAGGACACAGTTGAGCCGACAGCCTCCCGACACCTTTGTGGATGCCTTCGAGCGACAAGCAAGAGCACAACCTGGTCGGGTGTCCTTGGTGTGGACAGGGCACGGGGCCTGCTCGGTCACCATTGGTGAGCTAGATGCCCGGGCCTGCCAGGCAGCATGGGCCCTTAAGAATGAGCTGGGCAAACCCACAGGCCTGGGTGTCAGGAAGCCAGCTGCCCTCCTGGTACTGACTTCCCAGGCCATTCCTGCTCTGACCGTGTGGCTGGGGCTGGCCAAACTGGGCTGCCCAGTGGCTTGGATCAACCCACATGTCCGGGGGACACCCCTGGTGCACTCTGTGCTGAGCTCTGGGGCACAGCTGCTGGTAGTGGACACAGGTGAGGGCCCCAGGGCcagtggaggagggaaggggatagGGGCCAGGGTTGGACTGAAGGTCAGAAGTTCTGGTGGGGGGTGGGAAGAGAGCCCTTTGCTCCCGTCTGCTCATGTCACAGATAATTAGGGTCAAAAGTTGGCATAATTGGAAACTAATCCTGGGGCCAATGGTTGTGATTTTTCCAAAATTACTGTTTCAATCCTTCtttgcaaaaaagaaataaaattactaattaTGGAATTCTTTGCCCAAGAATGCTAGTTGCTGTCTGCCTCTGGGTCTTGGGTACCCCGCTTGACCTCACAGGTAAGCTTTGCCTCAGTTTTCCTCTGGCCATTCCTGCAGATCTTAAAGAGAACCTGGAAGAAGTCCTTCCTGAGCTGCAGGCTGAGAACATCCGCTGCTTCTACCTCAGTCATGTCTCCCCTACGCCAGGTGTGGGGGCTCTGGGGGCTGCCCTGGAGGCTGCTCCTTCTGACCCAGTGCCTGCTGACCTGCGTGCTGAGGTCACATGGCAAAGCCCTGCCCTGTTCATCTACACCTCAGGGACCACCGGTGAGGGTacccctcagccccagccccgcctCTTACACAACCCTGACTTGTCCTGTGCCTGCCACTTGTCCTCTGACACCTGCCTTCTGATTCAGACATCTGGTCTTGACTCTGATTCCCAGTGTGATCTGGGTGGTCAATGCAGAAATCCTGCCTCTGTCCAATAAGTAGAACTGAAACCCTACTGACCGTTAGTCTTTACCTATTACTCCCTATTGGAATTCAGCCTCGGAATGCAGCCACAAATTCCCACTTGACCCCTCTGAGGCCTGAAGCCCAGTGCCTGACTGGAGAGCTGCCCCTCTGTTCTGGGCTCTTCCGTGCTAGCCTTTCACCACTCACCTTCCcactccttccttccccagggcTCCCAAAGCCAGCCATCCTCTCACATGAGCGTGTACTACAGATGACCAAGATGCTGCCCTTTTGTGGGGCCACAGCTGATGATGTGGTCTACAGTGTCCTGCCTTTGTACCATGTGATGGGGCTTGTTGTTGGGATCCTCAGCTGCTTAGAGCTTGGTAAGCCCTTCTCTGAAAATCCCTCCAATCAGTGGAACCATTGGAG from Marmota flaviventris isolate mMarFla1 chromosome 18, mMarFla1.hap1, whole genome shotgun sequence includes:
- the Slc27a5 gene encoding long-chain fatty acid transport protein 5 isoform X2, which translates into the protein MGIRQWLAFLLFLLLLLWGLEQPIWLPAVALTLRWLLGDPTCLLLLGLVVLAQPWISFWMSHWLSLVAVLLTLILSPARPPPGLRWLPADMAYLAKILYLGWNIRTQLSRQPPDTFVDAFERQARAQPGRVSLVWTGHGACSVTIGELDARACQAAWALKNELGKPTGLGVRKPAALLVLTSQAIPALTVWLGLAKLGCPVAWINPHVRGTPLVHSVLSSGAQLLVVDTDLKENLEEVLPELQAENIRCFYLSHVSPTPGVGALGAALEAAPSDPVPADLRAEVTWQSPALFIYTSGTTGLPKPAILSHERVLQMTKMLPFCGATADDVVYSVLPLYHVMGLVVGILSCLELGATCVLAPKFSASRFWNDCRQHGVTVILYVGEILRYLCGGPQRPEDQTHTVRLAMGNGLRADVWETFQQRFGPIRIWEFYGSTEGNMGFVNYPGHCGAVGKTNCLLRVLSPFELVQFDTEAAEPVRDKQGFCIPVEPGEAGLLLTRVLGRHPFLGYRGPREQSKRKLVWDVRRRGDLYFNTGDVLALDGAGFLYFRDRLGDTFRWKGENVSTREVEGVLSRVDFLQEANVYGVGVPGCEGKVGMAAVQLAPGQTFDGQKLYQHVRAWLPAYAVPHFVRVQEALEITSTFKLVKPRLVREGFDVSVIVDPVFILDHRVQAFRPLTADIYQAVCEGTWKL
- the Slc27a5 gene encoding long-chain fatty acid transport protein 5 isoform X1, which gives rise to MGIRQWLAFLLFLLLLLWGLEQPIWLPAVALTLRWLLGDPTCLLLLGLVVLAQPWISFWMSHWLSLVAVLLTLILSPARPPPGLRWLPADMAYLAKILYLGWNIRTQLSRQPPDTFVDAFERQARAQPGRVSLVWTGHGACSVTIGELDARACQAAWALKNELGKPTGLGVRKPAALLVLTSQAIPALTVWLGLAKLGCPVAWINPHVRGTPLVHSVLSSGAQLLVVDTDLKENLEEVLPELQAENIRCFYLSHVSPTPGVGALGAALEAAPSDPVPADLRAEVTWQSPALFIYTSGTTGLPKPAILSHERVLQMTKMLPFCGATADDVVYSVLPLYHVMGLVVGILSCLELGATCVLAPKFSASRFWNDCRQHGVTVILYVGEILRYLCGGPQRPEDQTHTVRLAMGNGLRADVWETFQQRFGPIRIWEFYGSTEGNMGFVNYPGHCGAVGKTNCLLRVLSPFELVQFDTEAAEPVRDKQGFCIPVEPGMEVVFSAVGGVDTLVDTCSLLLHLWDKRPKALRSVPTGGVCSPHLISQALGCLTTTWGQPPASVSCSHYGVSRCLSCFLELSAGVTASRASVPCPVPPCLLSWGLARTWPCRSSHRHFFLAHPLSCFSCFSRVPRGPCTSRLSAGARLAGVFTPALPPRVSVSPLFVPGEESTTLGKLRRGWRRPRSCVPLYPLLLLLQGRPVSC
- the Zbtb45 gene encoding zinc finger and BTB domain-containing protein 45, which gives rise to MAAAEAVHHIHLQNFSRSLLETLNGQRLGGHFCDVTVRIREASLRAHRCVLAAGSPFFQDKLLLGHSEIRVPPVVPAQTVRQLVEFLYSGSLVVAQGEALQVLTAASVLRIQTVIDECTQIIARARAPGTPAPAPLPAPVPPPLAPAQLRHRLRHLLAARPLGHPGVAHSRKQRQPARLQLPALPAKIEGPDADPVLPVPEDRGEDEEDTDGETDGEDGEGGGPGEGQAPPSFPDCATGFLTAAADSAREDPPAPAGLTDYGSAGRDFLRGAVVAEDVFPESYVSAWHEEGGTATEGCPAETPAPPDCSLAGPRVPGVKTSGMPVALFPFHLGTPGPPQPTPPTPSGPAPAPTSTFYPALQPEAAPSTQLGEALAPPVVPASAPSGTPVRVPGAEQPAYECSHCRKTFSSRKNYTKHMFIHSGEKPHQCAVCWRSFSLRDYLLKHMVTHTGVRAFQCAVCAKRFTQKSSLNVHMRTHRPERAPCPACGKVFSHRALLERHLAAHPAT